In Kiloniellales bacterium, a single genomic region encodes these proteins:
- a CDS encoding type II toxin-antitoxin system VapC family toxin, with amino-acid sequence MVVDTSAILAILLQEDDAHRFAEAIEAVERPLISAANVVESGIVLMARYGAEARADLEALLEAGGMAVEPVTVEQGTIALDAYEAFGKGRGHGASLNFGDRFAYALAKARGLPLLFKGEDFSRTDISSAL; translated from the coding sequence ATGGTTGTCGATACCTCGGCGATCCTGGCGATCTTGCTCCAGGAGGACGACGCTCACCGCTTTGCGGAAGCGATCGAAGCCGTAGAGCGACCGCTGATCTCGGCCGCTAACGTCGTTGAATCTGGAATCGTTCTGATGGCGCGCTATGGTGCCGAGGCCCGCGCCGATCTCGAGGCATTGCTTGAAGCGGGCGGCATGGCGGTCGAGCCGGTCACGGTCGAGCAGGGCACAATTGCCTTGGACGCCTATGAGGCCTTCGGCAAGGGCCGCGGACATGGCGCCTCCCTGAACTTCGGCGATCGCTTTGCCTACGCGCTCGCCAAGGCGCGCGGTCTACCCTTGCTGTTCAAGGGCGAGGACTTCTCCCGGACCGATATCTCATCTGCCTTGTGA
- a CDS encoding type II toxin-antitoxin system VapB family antitoxin has translation MGLNIKDDSTHRLAKQLSSLTGESMTKAVKVALEERLKREAAKRGRGGVASRLMEIGRRCSSRRVLDDREADTILGYDRDGVPG, from the coding sequence ATGGGTCTCAACATAAAGGACGACAGCACACATCGATTAGCCAAGCAGCTCTCGAGTCTGACCGGCGAAAGCATGACCAAGGCCGTCAAGGTGGCCTTGGAGGAGCGTCTGAAGCGCGAGGCGGCCAAGCGGGGCCGCGGGGGCGTTGCCTCTCGACTGATGGAGATCGGGCGACGGTGTTCCTCGCGCCGGGTGCTCGATGACCGTGAGGCCGACACGATTCTCGGATACGATCGGGACGGTGTGCCGGGCTAA